In Etheostoma spectabile isolate EspeVRDwgs_2016 chromosome 20, UIUC_Espe_1.0, whole genome shotgun sequence, the following are encoded in one genomic region:
- the ttc8 gene encoding tetratricopeptide repeat protein 8 isoform X1 — protein sequence MEVTMDPLFLAWSYFRRRKLQQCSDICSKILQDNPYDQDSSLPISEAAWSLKTRALTEMVYIDEVEVDQEGIAEMMLDESSIAQVARPGTSLRLPGTSQGGGATPAVRPMTQSGRPITGFVRPSTQSGRPGTMEQAIKTPRTASTARPVTSASGRFIRLGTASMLTNPEGPFINLSRLNLAKYSQKPNLSRTLFEYIFHHENDVKNALDLAAQATEHAQFKDWWWKVQLGKCYYRLGLYREAEKQFRSALNHQEVVDTYLYLAKVYLRLDQPITALNLFKQGLDHFPGEVTLQTGIARIHEEMNNISSATEYYKDVLKQDNTHVEAIACIGSNHFYTDQPEIALRFYRRLLQMGVYNCQLYNNLGLCCFYAQQYDMTLSSFERALALVANDEEQADVWYNLGHVAVGIGDLTLAHQCFKLALAFNNDHAESYNNLAVLELRKGRIEQSKAFLQTAASLAPHMYEPHFNLSILSEKIGDLQSSFTAAQKSEDCFPEHVDTQQLLKQLRQHFAVL from the exons ATGGAGGTGACGATGGACCCTTTGTTTTTGGCGTGGAGCTATTTCAGGAGGCGAAAGCTCCAACAATGTTCTGATATTTGCTCAAAAATACTACAAGACAACCCGTACGACCAG GACTCGTCGTTACCTATCTCAGAG GCTGCATGGAGCTTGAAAACCCGTGCTCTTACAGAGATGGTATACATCGACGAAGTTGAGGTCGATCAGGAAGGGATTGCTGAGATGATGCTGGATGAGAGCTCTATTGCTCAAGTTGCCC GACCCGGAACATCACTGAGGCTTCCCGGAACAAGTCAGGGTGGAGGTGCCACGCCTGCTGTCAG GCCTATGACGCAATCAGGGCGTCCTATCACAGGATTTGTGAGACCCAGCACACAGTCAGGGCGTCCTGGAACAATGGAACAGGCCATCAAGACCCCACGCACTGCAAGCACTGCTCGTCCTGTCACTAGCGCTTCTGGCAGATTTATCCGTCTGGGAACG GCTTCAATGTTAACCAATCCAGAAGGACCTTTCATAAACTTGTCGAGACTAAACCTGGCCAAGTATTCCCAAAAGCCTAATTTATCCAGG ACACTGTTCGAGTACATCTTCCATCATGAAAATGATGTAAAGAAT GCTTTAGATTTGGCTGCTCAAGCTACAGAACATGCTCAATTCAAAGACTGGTGGTGGAAAGTTCAACTTGGAAAATGCTACTACAG ACTTGGTTTATATCGAGAAGCAGAAAAACAGTTTAGATCAGCTCTCAACCACCAAGAGGTGGTAGATACATATCTCTACCTTGCAAAG GTGTATCTGCGCCTGGATCAACCAATAACAGCACTTAACCTTTTCAAGCAAGGCCTGGACCACTTTCCTGGTGAGGTTACTCTTCAAACAGGAATCGCTCGCATACATGAG GAGATGAACAACATCTCATCAGCAACAGAGTATTACAAAGATGTCCTGAAGCAGGACAACACTCACGTGGAGGCTATTGCCTGTATAGGCAGCAATCACTTCTACACTGATCAGCCTGAGATCGCCCTGCGCTTCTACAG ACGGCTACTCCAGATGGGGGTGTATAACTGCCAGCTGTACAACAACCTGGGCTTGTGCTGCTTCTACGCCCAGCAGTACGACATGACTCTGTCCTCATTTGAGAGGGCTCTGGCCCTGGTGGCCAATGATGAAGAACAGGCTGATGTGTGGTACAACCTAGGACATGTGGCTGTG GGCATAGGGGACTTGACACTGGCCCACCAGTGTTTTAAATTGGCTTTGGCTTTTAATAATGACCATGCTGAGTCCTACAACAACCTTGCTGTGCTGGAGCTGCGCAAAGGTCGTATTGAACAG TCAAAAGCCTTCCTGCAGACGGCTGCATCACTGGCCCCCCACATGTATGAGCCACACTTCAATCTCTCCATTCTCTCTGAAAAG ATTGGAGACCTTCAAAGCAGCTTTACTGCCGCCCAAAAGTCTGAGGACTGCTTTCCGGAGCATGTCGACACTCAACAGCTTCTCAAGCAACTTCGGCAGCACTTTGCAGTGCTGTGA
- the ttc8 gene encoding tetratricopeptide repeat protein 8 isoform X2 codes for MEVTMDPLFLAWSYFRRRKLQQCSDICSKILQDNPYDQAAWSLKTRALTEMVYIDEVEVDQEGIAEMMLDESSIAQVARPGTSLRLPGTSQGGGATPAVRPMTQSGRPITGFVRPSTQSGRPGTMEQAIKTPRTASTARPVTSASGRFIRLGTASMLTNPEGPFINLSRLNLAKYSQKPNLSRTLFEYIFHHENDVKNALDLAAQATEHAQFKDWWWKVQLGKCYYRLGLYREAEKQFRSALNHQEVVDTYLYLAKVYLRLDQPITALNLFKQGLDHFPGEVTLQTGIARIHEEMNNISSATEYYKDVLKQDNTHVEAIACIGSNHFYTDQPEIALRFYRRLLQMGVYNCQLYNNLGLCCFYAQQYDMTLSSFERALALVANDEEQADVWYNLGHVAVGIGDLTLAHQCFKLALAFNNDHAESYNNLAVLELRKGRIEQSKAFLQTAASLAPHMYEPHFNLSILSEKIGDLQSSFTAAQKSEDCFPEHVDTQQLLKQLRQHFAVL; via the exons ATGGAGGTGACGATGGACCCTTTGTTTTTGGCGTGGAGCTATTTCAGGAGGCGAAAGCTCCAACAATGTTCTGATATTTGCTCAAAAATACTACAAGACAACCCGTACGACCAG GCTGCATGGAGCTTGAAAACCCGTGCTCTTACAGAGATGGTATACATCGACGAAGTTGAGGTCGATCAGGAAGGGATTGCTGAGATGATGCTGGATGAGAGCTCTATTGCTCAAGTTGCCC GACCCGGAACATCACTGAGGCTTCCCGGAACAAGTCAGGGTGGAGGTGCCACGCCTGCTGTCAG GCCTATGACGCAATCAGGGCGTCCTATCACAGGATTTGTGAGACCCAGCACACAGTCAGGGCGTCCTGGAACAATGGAACAGGCCATCAAGACCCCACGCACTGCAAGCACTGCTCGTCCTGTCACTAGCGCTTCTGGCAGATTTATCCGTCTGGGAACG GCTTCAATGTTAACCAATCCAGAAGGACCTTTCATAAACTTGTCGAGACTAAACCTGGCCAAGTATTCCCAAAAGCCTAATTTATCCAGG ACACTGTTCGAGTACATCTTCCATCATGAAAATGATGTAAAGAAT GCTTTAGATTTGGCTGCTCAAGCTACAGAACATGCTCAATTCAAAGACTGGTGGTGGAAAGTTCAACTTGGAAAATGCTACTACAG ACTTGGTTTATATCGAGAAGCAGAAAAACAGTTTAGATCAGCTCTCAACCACCAAGAGGTGGTAGATACATATCTCTACCTTGCAAAG GTGTATCTGCGCCTGGATCAACCAATAACAGCACTTAACCTTTTCAAGCAAGGCCTGGACCACTTTCCTGGTGAGGTTACTCTTCAAACAGGAATCGCTCGCATACATGAG GAGATGAACAACATCTCATCAGCAACAGAGTATTACAAAGATGTCCTGAAGCAGGACAACACTCACGTGGAGGCTATTGCCTGTATAGGCAGCAATCACTTCTACACTGATCAGCCTGAGATCGCCCTGCGCTTCTACAG ACGGCTACTCCAGATGGGGGTGTATAACTGCCAGCTGTACAACAACCTGGGCTTGTGCTGCTTCTACGCCCAGCAGTACGACATGACTCTGTCCTCATTTGAGAGGGCTCTGGCCCTGGTGGCCAATGATGAAGAACAGGCTGATGTGTGGTACAACCTAGGACATGTGGCTGTG GGCATAGGGGACTTGACACTGGCCCACCAGTGTTTTAAATTGGCTTTGGCTTTTAATAATGACCATGCTGAGTCCTACAACAACCTTGCTGTGCTGGAGCTGCGCAAAGGTCGTATTGAACAG TCAAAAGCCTTCCTGCAGACGGCTGCATCACTGGCCCCCCACATGTATGAGCCACACTTCAATCTCTCCATTCTCTCTGAAAAG ATTGGAGACCTTCAAAGCAGCTTTACTGCCGCCCAAAAGTCTGAGGACTGCTTTCCGGAGCATGTCGACACTCAACAGCTTCTCAAGCAACTTCGGCAGCACTTTGCAGTGCTGTGA
- the LOC116670055 gene encoding CD209 antigen isoform X1: protein MEDGETSAGIYDGSYNKLIYQGDDEHTLYSNQEKQVSLSMVRPESIWNHYKVLTVSLAVLAALLLAVDIGLGVYYSKLTDGQHIMDISNEVAKLQATYSDAIQSRDEAKKQLASEIKQQEFTKWEIEHENKRSTSFEKLSDKIQMEIAVLKSHIPMINEGCRHCLPGWTFMNSLCYYFAFLDTLSRRSWQEARQFCTNLGGDLAVVDNRETHLAISELINTYQDQTIEISIRGFWIGLRDVEQEGIWKWLDGRTLNEGFWNNGEPNNIGNEDCAAAYPRSNPLLSWNDAPCNYELKWICQMAPRSSSESQILFKHFNTLLPKHAAWTLTALQSAAEVA from the exons ATGGAGGACGGGGAAACTTCAGCTGGCATTTATGATGGTTCATATAACAAACTGATTTATCAAGGGGACGATGAGCACACTCTCTACTCAAATCAAGAGAAGCAAG TGTCCTTGTCCATGGTGAGACCAGAATCCATTTGGAATCATTACAAAGTGCTTACAGTAAGCCTGGCAGTGCTTGCGGCCCTGTTACTAGCAGTTGACATTGGCCTGGGAGTCTATT ATAGCAAACTTACTGATGGGCAGCACATAATGGACATCAGCAATGAGGTGGCCAAACTGCAGGCTACTTACAGCGATGCAATCCAAAGCAGGGATGAAGCCAAGAAACAGTTGGCAAGTGAAATCAAGCAGCAGGAATTTACCAAGTGGGAGATTGAACACGAGAATAAAAGAAGCACATCCTTTGAAAAGCTGAGTGACAAAATTCAAATGGAAATTGCAGTGCTGAAGTCCCACATCCCAATGATTA ACGAGGGCTGCAGACACTGTCTACCAGGATGGACTTTCATGAACTCCTTGTGTTACTACTTTGCTTTCCTTGACACTTTGTCACGTAGATCATGGCAGGAAGCCAGACAGTTCTGCACAAATCTAGGAGGTGACTTGGCAGTGGTAgacaacagagagacacac CTGGCAATAAGTGAATTGATAAATACCTATCAAGACCAAACGATAGAAATAAGCATCAGAGGCTTCTGGATTGGACTGAGAGATGTGGAGCAGGAAGGGATTTGGAAATGGCTGGATGGAAGAACACTGAATGAGGG GTTCTGGAATAATGGAGAGCCCAACAACATTGGTAATGAGGACTGTGCAGCTGCATATCCCAGAAGCAACCCTTTATTGTCCTGGAATGATGCTCCATGCAATTATGAACTGAAATGGATTTGCCAAATGGCACCAAGGTCTTCTTCTGAAAGCCAAAT attatttaaacattttaacaccTTGCTTCCTAAGCACGCTGCTTGGACGCTCACAGCACTGCAAAGTGCTGCCGAAGTTGCTTGA
- the LOC116670055 gene encoding CD209 antigen isoform X2: MEDGETSAGIYDGSYNKLIYQGDDEHTLYSNQEKQVSLSMVRPESIWNHYKVLTVSLAVLAALLLAVDIGLGVYYSKLTDGQHIMDISNEVAKLQATYSDAIQSRDEAKKQLASEIKQQEFTKWEIEHENKRSTSFEKLSDKIQMEIAVLKSHIPMINEGCRHCLPGWTFMNSLCYYFAFLDTLSRRSWQEARQFCTNLGGDLAVVDNRETHLAISELINTYQDQTIEISIRGFWIGLRDVEQEGIWKWLDGRTLNEGFWNNGEPNNIGNEDCAAAYPRSNPLLSWNDAPCNYELKWICQMAPRSSSESQMSF; encoded by the exons ATGGAGGACGGGGAAACTTCAGCTGGCATTTATGATGGTTCATATAACAAACTGATTTATCAAGGGGACGATGAGCACACTCTCTACTCAAATCAAGAGAAGCAAG TGTCCTTGTCCATGGTGAGACCAGAATCCATTTGGAATCATTACAAAGTGCTTACAGTAAGCCTGGCAGTGCTTGCGGCCCTGTTACTAGCAGTTGACATTGGCCTGGGAGTCTATT ATAGCAAACTTACTGATGGGCAGCACATAATGGACATCAGCAATGAGGTGGCCAAACTGCAGGCTACTTACAGCGATGCAATCCAAAGCAGGGATGAAGCCAAGAAACAGTTGGCAAGTGAAATCAAGCAGCAGGAATTTACCAAGTGGGAGATTGAACACGAGAATAAAAGAAGCACATCCTTTGAAAAGCTGAGTGACAAAATTCAAATGGAAATTGCAGTGCTGAAGTCCCACATCCCAATGATTA ACGAGGGCTGCAGACACTGTCTACCAGGATGGACTTTCATGAACTCCTTGTGTTACTACTTTGCTTTCCTTGACACTTTGTCACGTAGATCATGGCAGGAAGCCAGACAGTTCTGCACAAATCTAGGAGGTGACTTGGCAGTGGTAgacaacagagagacacac CTGGCAATAAGTGAATTGATAAATACCTATCAAGACCAAACGATAGAAATAAGCATCAGAGGCTTCTGGATTGGACTGAGAGATGTGGAGCAGGAAGGGATTTGGAAATGGCTGGATGGAAGAACACTGAATGAGGG GTTCTGGAATAATGGAGAGCCCAACAACATTGGTAATGAGGACTGTGCAGCTGCATATCCCAGAAGCAACCCTTTATTGTCCTGGAATGATGCTCCATGCAATTATGAACTGAAATGGATTTGCCAAATGGCACCAAGGTCTTCTTCTGAAAGCCAAATGTCAttttaa
- the LOC116670056 gene encoding CD209 antigen-like protein C has translation MENAQSEQKEEMSFEQNIYQDFNTNGHSGFHHQTFGQERCGSAFPLHRLVTLGLLNAVLLIAAVVIGIYCSKSDYLQVPHSDAIPLLFEVDYLRNHSDIIVRAKLDIQTQLVKVRTSHLQLKLQVMQTETLNDHLQRQIETLQTERTNLQYNKTTLEQSCGRCPKGWSLLKSSCYYFSHHVSNSKKNWLDSRANCISQGGDLLVINNLEEQKLISDNFPKGKSSLWWQDGYWIGLTDVVTAGTWVWVNNVTEAETMYWRRGHPATYGLLSGNCAAFIYFASEKTWYNGNCLTLLLNWICEMDPS, from the exons ATGGAGAATGCACAGTCAGAACAaaaggaggaaatgtcatttgAACAAAATATTTATCAAGATTTCAACACGAATGGGCATTCAGGCTTTCACCATCAAACATTTGGACAAG AGAGATGTGGATCTGCATTTCCACTCCACCGACTGGTTACTCTGGGCCTGCTGAATGCAGTTCTGCTGATAGCTGCTGTTGTCATTGGGATTTACT GTTCCAAAAGCGATTACCTTCAAGTTCCTCATTCAGATGCTATACCCCTCCTCTTTGAGGTGGACTATCTCCGCAATCACAGTGATATCATCGTCAGAGCTAAATTGGACATCCAGACACAATTAGTGAAAGTGCGTACCAGCCATCTGCAGCTAAAGCTGCAAGTGATGCAGACTGAGACCCTCAACGACCACCTTCAGAGACAGATTGAGACCCTACAAACAGAAAGGACAAATCTGCAGTATAATAAAACCACCCTAG AGCAATCATGTGGTCGATGTCCTAAAGGATGGAGTCTTCTTAAATCATCCTGCTATTACTTTTCTCACCATGTGTCCAACTCCAAAAAGAATTGGCTGGATAGCAGAGCAAACTGTATTAGTCAAGGAGGCGACCTACTCGTAATCAATAACTTGGAGGAGCAG AAACTCATAAGTGACAACTTTCCAAAGGGGAAAAGCAGTTTGTGGTGGCAGGACGGATATTGGATCGGCCTCACTGACGTGGTGACAGCAGGAACATGGGTCTGGGTCAACAATGTGACTGAGGCTGAAACAAT GTACTGGAGACGTGGACATCCTGCCACTTATGGACTTCTGAGTGGGaactgtgctgcttttatttactttgcaaGTGAGAAGACATGGTATAATGGAAACTGCCTTACCCTTCTGTTGAACTGGATATGTGAAATGGATCCAAGCTAA
- the LOC116670057 gene encoding CD209 antigen-like protein B isoform X2: MILNRDNGKDGKSLQHNIGSKGSICTVKVGSRSLPLYLLVIVCLGLLNTILXXXXVVIGINCEYNPPHQITAQALIIEVKQLHMMQTEAIKAQEEAQQALEKELRSHQQLKLQLKQNKTLNDAIERQFETLQFERAMLQSETLDLRENCGQCQSGWVLLNTSCYFQSSSAHDPLKNWQDSRADCIRRGADLAVIDNLEEQVNLFEYLPKQNPSIGPWRSKPEGIWIGLTDIQTEGKWVWVNNVTQQDGGYWIQGEPNNWGPLGEDCAVLMNINPRATWVHGNCQVNREWLCEMEPN; this comes from the exons ATGATTTTAAATAGAGACAACGGCAAAGATGGAAAATCCTTGCAACATAACATAGGAAGCAAAG GCTCTATATGCACAGTCAAAGTTGGGTCCAGAAGTCTTCCGCTGTATCTGTTGGTTATCGTGTGTTTAGGACTGCTAAACACTATTCTGANNNNNNNNNNTGTTGTTATTGGGATTAACTGTGAGTACAA CCCTCCACACCAAATAACAGCACAAGCGCTCATCATAGAGGTGAAGCAACTTCACATGATGCAGACTGAAGCAATTAAAGCTCAAGAAGAGGCACAACAAGCATTAGAGAAAGAGCTCAGGAGCCATCAGCAACTTAAACTGCAGTTAAAACAGAACAAGACCCTCAACGACGCCATTGAGAGGCAGTTTGAGACACTACAGTTTGAGAGAGCAATGCTACAGTCCGAAACATTGGATCTCC GGGAAAATTGTGGACAATGCCAGTCCGGATGGGTTTTGCTAAACACATCATGCTACTTCCAGTCTTCATCAGCACATGATCCCTTGAAGAACTGGCAAGATAGCAGGGCGGATTGTATCAGGCGTGGGGCCGATCTGGCTGTGATTGATAACCTGGAGGAGCAG GTAAATCTTTTTGAGTACCTACCTAAACAGAATCCAAGCATTGGACCATGGAGAAGCAAGCCAGAGGGCATTTGGATTGGCCTTACGGATATTCAAACAGAGGGAAAATGGGTGTGGGTAAATAATGTGACTCAGCAGGATGGAGG GTACTGGATACAAGGGGAGCCCAACAACTGGGGGCCTTTGGGTGAGGACTGTGCAGTACTTATGAACATTAACCCTAGGGCAACATGGGTCCATGGTAACTGCCAGGTAAACAGAGAATGGTTATGCGAAATGGAACCCAACTAG
- the LOC116670057 gene encoding CD209 antigen-like protein B isoform X1, giving the protein MILNRDNGKDGKSLQHNIGSKGSICTVKVGSRSLPLYLLVIVCLGLLNTILXXXXVVIGINYGKISEESPPHQITAQALIIEVKQLHMMQTEAIKAQEEAQQALEKELRSHQQLKLQLKQNKTLNDAIERQFETLQFERAMLQSETLDLRENCGQCQSGWVLLNTSCYFQSSSAHDPLKNWQDSRADCIRRGADLAVIDNLEEQVNLFEYLPKQNPSIGPWRSKPEGIWIGLTDIQTEGKWVWVNNVTQQDGGYWIQGEPNNWGPLGEDCAVLMNINPRATWVHGNCQVNREWLCEMEPN; this is encoded by the exons ATGATTTTAAATAGAGACAACGGCAAAGATGGAAAATCCTTGCAACATAACATAGGAAGCAAAG GCTCTATATGCACAGTCAAAGTTGGGTCCAGAAGTCTTCCGCTGTATCTGTTGGTTATCGTGTGTTTAGGACTGCTAAACACTATTCTGANNNNNNNNNNTGTTGTTATTGGGATTAACT ATGGCAAAATCAGTGAGGAATCCCCTCCACACCAAATAACAGCACAAGCGCTCATCATAGAGGTGAAGCAACTTCACATGATGCAGACTGAAGCAATTAAAGCTCAAGAAGAGGCACAACAAGCATTAGAGAAAGAGCTCAGGAGCCATCAGCAACTTAAACTGCAGTTAAAACAGAACAAGACCCTCAACGACGCCATTGAGAGGCAGTTTGAGACACTACAGTTTGAGAGAGCAATGCTACAGTCCGAAACATTGGATCTCC GGGAAAATTGTGGACAATGCCAGTCCGGATGGGTTTTGCTAAACACATCATGCTACTTCCAGTCTTCATCAGCACATGATCCCTTGAAGAACTGGCAAGATAGCAGGGCGGATTGTATCAGGCGTGGGGCCGATCTGGCTGTGATTGATAACCTGGAGGAGCAG GTAAATCTTTTTGAGTACCTACCTAAACAGAATCCAAGCATTGGACCATGGAGAAGCAAGCCAGAGGGCATTTGGATTGGCCTTACGGATATTCAAACAGAGGGAAAATGGGTGTGGGTAAATAATGTGACTCAGCAGGATGGAGG GTACTGGATACAAGGGGAGCCCAACAACTGGGGGCCTTTGGGTGAGGACTGTGCAGTACTTATGAACATTAACCCTAGGGCAACATGGGTCCATGGTAACTGCCAGGTAAACAGAGAATGGTTATGCGAAATGGAACCCAACTAG
- the nek9 gene encoding serine/threonine-protein kinase Nek9, producing the protein MSLGDYERHFDSLNSDLCDGSVVSERSASSTYNGEEEKLHYIPIRILGRGAFGEATLYRRTEDNSLVVWKEVELNSLSEKERRDVMNEISILSILEHNNIIAYFNHFMDKNTLLIELEYCNGGNLYDKINHQNGKLFSEEVVIWYLYQIASAVAHIHKAGILHRDIKTLNIFLTKTDLIKLGDYGLAKKLDSEFSMAETCVGTPYYMSPELCQGSKYNFKSDIWALGCVIFEVLALTRTFDATNPLNLCVKIVQGNWTMEVNSDVYSPALIKLVYECLDQDPEKRPTSEQILDQPFISCCRQELEERVALLNSAMKKPKLSTVTDSSVAVVTTRSRDVYSWGGGKFTPQKMDMFKGGSSAQHVCAGESHFAVVTVEKELYTWANVQGGAKMVGQLGQGDQASYRQPKRVEKLQGTTIRQVACGADFTACVTDEDQMYMFGSDYYGCIGVEGSLGMEILEPVLLEFFEDRPVRQVSCGDNHVVVLTRGGDIYSWGCGEYGRLGLECEDDFSSPMQVEIPKGATISSVSCGSDGTFFLTETGKVLACGNNEFNKLGLNQGFSGLKNHPGESYQGIPYITTLTLVKQLSRFKIQTIAPGKTHTAAIDVRGRLITFGCNKYGQLGVKDFKKHQGVQLLLGPFGGKIVTKVSCGDGFTITATEDNQIFAWGNAGNGRLGMPADKGFGSEVCPAMPRPIFGSLHHVPDLSCRGWHTIIIMEKVLNSKTIRSNSSGLSSCCGLGQEASTSTLDMDIEPGSETECRDRGLGGTLEDHTEECLMETPMMSLASQTGDSSCPLWLRKELENAEFIPLPEGSEASTPDHLSSVSESVTLPYEELKELKAAAAAVSTKKGLSTKRMSCGKVNGLEEAGVCKKGESNACCKASSEVTQLRETVSSQEMRIQILEKQVKEQQKENERLWAAINRSTLRQAECDNNGNHQSDARMPGDGGERGGGFTNHGGRSAGASV; encoded by the exons ATGTCATTGGGGGACTATGAAAGACATTTCGATTCGCTAAATTCAGATTTGTGCGACGGGTCTGTGGTAAGTGAGCGATCAGCGTCGAGCACATACAATGGCGAAGAGGAGAAGTTGCATTACATTCCTATCCGGATCCTCGGGAGGGGGGCGTTTGGTGAAGCAACTCTGTACAGAAGAACAGAG GACAACTCTTTGGTGGTATGGAAGGAGGTGGAGCTGAACTCGCTCTCTGAAAAGGAGCGCAGAGATGTCATGAACGAAATAAGCATCCTCTCCATCCTGGAGCACAACAACATCATAGCCTACTTCAATCACTTCATGGATAAAAACACCTTGCTCATTGAGTTGGAGTATTGTAATg GAGGAAATCTGTACGATAAAATCAACCACCAGAACGGGAAACTTTTCAGTGAAGAG GTGGTCATATGGTACCTGTACCAAATTGCCTCAGCAGTTGCCCACATTCACAAGGCTGGGATCTTACACAG AGATATCAAAACTCTGAACATTTTCCTGACTAAGACTGACCTCATCAAGCTGGGCGACTATGGCCTTGCAAAGAAGCTAGACTCTGAGTTTTCAATGGCAGAGACT TGTGTGGGAACTCCATATTACATGTCACCTGAATTGTGCCAGGGATCGAAGTACAACTTCAAATCAGACATCTGGGCCCTGGGTTGTGTAATTTTTGAAGTCTTGGCTCTAACAAGAACATTTGATGCAACG AACCCTCTGAACCTCTGTGTGAAAATAGTCCAGGGCAACTGGACTATGGAAGTGAACTCTGATGTTTATTCACCTGCATTGATCAAACTGGTGTACGAGTGCCTCGATCAA GATCCTGAAAAGAGGCCTACATCTGAGCAGATTCTGGACCAGCCGTTTATCTCCTGCTGCAGACA GGAGCTTGAAGAGCGAGTTGCCCTGCTGAATTCAGCAATGAAAAAACCAAA GCTGAGTACAGTGACTGACAGCTCTGTTGCTGTGGTGACCACACGCTCAAGGGATGTGTACTCCTGGGGCGGAGGGAAGTTCACCCCCCAGAAAATGGACATGTTTAAAGGAGGCAGCAGTGCCCAACATGTGTGTGCAGGGGAAAGTCACTTTGCAGTAGTGACAGTGGAAAAGGAGCTGTACACCTGGGCT AATGTCCAAGGTGGAGCCAAGATGGTGGGCCAGCTGGGACAGGGAGACCAGGCCTCGTACCGACAGCCAAAGAGGGTGGAGAAGTTACAGGGAACGACCATCCGACAGGTGGCATGTGGGGCTGACTTCACTGCCTGTGTCACCG ATGAGGACCAGATGTACATGTTTGGGTCAGACTATTACGGCTGCATCGGCGTGGAGGGTAGCCTCGGCATGGAAATTTTGGAGCCAGTGCTTTTGGAGTTTTTCGAGGATCGACCTGTCCGTCAGGTTTCGTGTGGAGACAACCATGTGGTGGTCCTGACCCGGGGTGGGGACATCTACTCCTGGGGCTGTGGAGAGTATG GTCGTCTTGGCCTGGAATGCGAGGATGACTTCTCTTCTCCAATGCAA GTGGAGATCCCTAAAGGCGCTACCATCTCCTCAGTGTCATGTGGCAGCGATGgaactttctttttaacagaAACTGGCAAAGTCCTAGCATGTGGAAACAATGAATTCAACAAGCTTGGTCTGAACCAGGGATTCTCTGGTCTCAAAAACCACCCTGGAGAG AGTTACCAGGGGATCCCATACATCACCACATTGACCTTGGTAAAGCAGCTGTCACGGTTCAAGATTCAGACCATAGCTCCAGGGAAGACCCACACAGCTGCCATTGATG TACGTGGTCGCCTGATCACCTTTGGTTGCAACAAGTACGGACAGCTGGGTGTGAAggactttaaaaaacatcaggGCGTCCAACTCCTTCTCGGACCCTTTGGAGGGAAGATAGTGACCAAAGTGTCTTGTGGAGACGGCTTCACCATTACAGCCACTGAAG ACAATCAGATCTTTGCATGGGGAAACGCAGGAAATGGGCGACTGGGTATGCCAGCTGATAAGGGATTTGGTTCAGAGGTATGCCCTGCCATGCCAAGGCCTATCTTTGGTTCCCTCCACCATGTACCGGACCTCTCTTGCCGTGGTTGGCACACCATTATAATAATGG AGAAAGTGCTCAACTCCAAGACTATTCGCTCTAACAGCAGTGGACTATCATCTTGTTGTG gactTGGCCAGGAGGCATCTACATCCACACTGGATATGGACATAGAACCTGGTTCAGAGACAGAGTGTCGTGACAGGGGTCTTGGGGGTACACTGGAGGATCATACAGAGGAGTGCCTCATGGAGACCCCGATGATGTCACTGGCAAGTCAGACTGGGGACAGCTCCTGCCCGCTATGGCTTAGAAAG GAGCTTGAGAACGCAGAGTTCATCCCGTTGCCAGAAGGCTCTGAGGCATCCACTCCTGaccatctctcttctgtctctgaAAGCGTCACTCTACCTTATGAGGAGCTGAAAGAGCTAAAGGCTGCGGCAGCAGCAGTCAGCACTAAGAAAGGCCTATCG ACTAAACGAATGAGCTGTGGTAAAGTCAATGGACTGGAGGAGGCTGGCGTCTGCAAAAAAGGAGAATCAAACGCATGCTGCAAAGCGAGTAGCGAAGTCACACAG CTGCGAGAGACGGTCTCAAGTCAAGAGATGAGGATCCAGATCCTCGAGAAGCAG GTCAAGGAGCAGCAAAAGGAGAATGAAAGGCTCTGGGCAGCGATTAATCGTTCAACGCTACGTCAAGCAGAATGTGACAATAATGGAAACCACCAGTCAGATGCCCGTATGCCTGGGGacggaggagaaagaggaggcgGATTCACAAACCATGGGGGTCGATCTGCAGGGGCTAGTGTGTGA